AAGAGGGAGGAAATCTGATtttcattggtcctcaactcgCAGCTCAGACACTCGATTCAGGAAAAGTGCAGTTAGTCCGCCCCAGACCATGTTAGTCCTGAGttagcctgctccagaccaggttagtcctgagttagcctgccccagACCAGGTTAGTCCTGAGTTAGCTTGCCCCAGACCAGGTTagtcctgagttagcctgccccagACCAGGTTagtcctgagttagcctgccccagACCAGGTTagtcctgagttagcctgccccagACCAGGTTagtcctgagttagcctgccccagACCAGGTTagtcctgagttagcctgccccagACCAGGTTAGTCCTGAGttagcctgctccagaccaggttagtcctgagttagcctgccccagACCAGGTTagtcctgagttagcctgccccagACCAGGTTagtcctgagttagcctgccccagACCAGGTTagtcctgagttagcctgccccagACCAGGTTagtcctgagttagcctgccccagACCAGGTTAGTCCTGAGttagcctgctccagaccaggtTAGTCCTGAGTTAGCCTTagtcctgagttagcctgccccagACCAGGTTagtcctgagttagcctgccccagACCAGGTTAGttctgagttagcctgccccagACCAGGTTagtcctgagttagcctgccccagACCAGGTTAGTCCTGAAGGATTCCTTACAATAGAAATGTAACAGGCTTAAAGGTGAGCCACATTTGTGTGACAGGTTATCCCGAGTTGAACTCAGAGTTAACCACTAAGTTACCTCGCTAACTCCTCAAGCCCAATTCATAGTACAGGGTTCAGGACTAATAACGCCAATATAACTGCATGTTTTACAGAagaattaaaaaattaaaaattgaATCGATTGAGATTTAGCTTATATGAAGTCGAGCTACTTCTGAAGCACATGCTGTGCCCTATAAACTAGTTTATTAGAAACACCAAAAATATTGAGACAAATAAGTAATTTGTGCAATATTAGGTTTTTACATGATGTACAGCACTATTTTCCTATTGAGATGCATGGTACATTGAACACTGGCTCTTTCAGAACGTTTGTGACGACCACATGCAAGAGATCTGTCATTCCATTCATTGCTATGGTCTTCTGAAGAAGCTATCCCGTTTCCAATCTTTCTGTGCCCTCAAAATGTTTGAATGTATTAATAAAGTTAACAGGTTGTTATCTACCTGGCTAGCTAGATAATGAGGTAACAAACATGACTGAACAACATGTCAAATAAAATGGTTAACAGCAGGTAGTTTTAGAACAGCAAGCGACGTGGTTTATGAATGGAAAATGCGCCGCCCAATACCTGACAGGAAGAAAATAAATCCTGTTTGGTCTAGAAATGAGCCGTTGTCGCTGTAGTAATGGTGCTAGCACGACGCTAACGCATCTGTACTCAGGAAACAACAGTACAGCGAGTAGTAATGGTGCTAGCACGACGCTAACGCATCTGTACTCAGGAAACAACAGTACAGCGAGTAGTAATGGCGCTAGCACGACGCTAACGCATCTGTACTCAGGAAACAACAGTACAGCGAGTAGTAATGGCGCTAGCATGACGCCAACGCATCTGTACTCAGGAAACAACAGTACAGCGAGTAGTTATGGTGCTAGCACGACGCTAACGCATCTGTACTCAGGAAACAACAGTACAGCGAGTAGTAATGGTGCTAGCACGACGCTAACGCATCTGTACTCAGGAAACAACAATACAGCGAGTAGTAATGGTGCTAGCACGACGCCAACGCATCTGTACTCAGGAAACAACAGTACAGCGAGTAGTTATGGTGCTAGCACGACGCTAACGCATCTGTACTCAGGAAACAACAATACAGCGAGTAGTAATGGTGCTAGCACGACGCTAACGCATCTGTAATCAGGAAACAACAGTACAGCGAGTAGTAATGATGCTAGCACGACGCTAACGCATCTGTACTCAGGAAACAACAGTACAGCGAGTAGTAATGGTGCTAGCACGACGCTAACGCATCTGTACTCAGGAAACAACAGTACAGCGAGTAGTAATGGTGCTAGCACGACGCTAACGCATCTGTACTCAGGAAACAACAGTACAGCGAGTAGTAATGGTGCTAGCACGACGCTAACGCATCTGTACTCAGGAAACAACAGTACAGCGAGTTGTCATGGCGCTAGCATGACGCCAACGCATCTGTACTCAGGAAACAACAGTACAGCGAGTAGTAATGgtgctagtgtaacagtataactttacgtcgtcccctcgccccgacacgggcgcgaaccagggaccctctgcacacatcaacaacggtcgcccacgaagcacggtcgttacccatcgctccacaaaggccgcggctcttgcaaagcaaggggcaacactacttaagtctcagagcaagtgacgtaactgattgaaatgctactagcgcgtacccgctaactagctagccatttcacatccgttacactcacccccctttcaacctcctccttttccgcagcaaccagtgatccgggtcaacagcatcaatgtaacagtataactttaaaccgtcccctcgccccgacccgggcgcgaaccagggaccctctgcacacatcaacaacggtcgctcacgaagcacggtcgttacccatcgctccacaaaggccacggcccttgcaaagcaaggggcaacactacttaagtctcagagcaagtgacgtaactgattgaaatgctactagcgcgtacccgctaactagctagccatttcacatccgttacactagcacgACGCTAACGCATCTGTACTCAGGAAACAACAGTACAGCGAGTAGTAATggtgctagtgtaacggatgtgaaatggctagctagttagcggtggtccgcgctaatagcgtttcaattggttACGGCTTTGAGAccctgaagtagtggttcccccttgctctgcaagggccgtggcttttgtggagcgatgggtaacgacgcttcgtgagtgactgttgttgatgtgtgcagagggtccctggttcgcgcccatgtcggggcgagggaatggtctgaagttatactgttacactagcacGACGCTAACGAATCAGTACTCAGGAAACAACAATACAGCGAAGCCTTATCATTACAAAAAGTATTTATTAGGTGATTATTTTTTATAGGCGCACTGGTGCTCCTGTATTGAAATTCCAGGTCACACAGGGAAATATTAAGGAGCATGTGCGACTGaaacggtgggggggggggtaattattGTCTCTCCTAAGGTGGTGGAACGCCAGGACCTGGCCTGTTTTCCTCTACGCAGACTTAGACCAGAGGGATATACAACAACAGCAGGATCGATGAGTTAGCCagctacctttttttttttttttttaaagagacgCTAGAAATGGGCGTGGTCTCAAAAACGCATATCTAAGTTGAGATTTTTGAAAGAACCAGAAAATCCATAGTTATTTCTggttctttaaaaaaatgtagatGTCTACCTTATTGATCCTGCCTTGCAGTACACCCCTCTCAATGTGAAGATGTACATTATGGATAAATACTGTTGGAATAAGACTTGTACGTTTTtctctgtacatttgtttattttttcacATACATATACAATGCAAACACAAGAGGAAATATATCACAAGTAAATAGCACTTGATTAATACACAGAGAAAATACACAAAGCCAGAGTTCTAAAACGTTATAATTTAATTAAAAAGCATTACAACTGACCTACTCTATATTGAAACATATATACTCACTCCTTGTTCAATTCATGTTAAAAAACATTGAGTTCACTTTGTACAATTTGATTTCATGTGGCATACACAAATAAACAGTCAGTCAAAAATATGAGACAAGTGTGTGAGCACCGTACGTGTTAAATACATCAGTTAATTAATGAGTTATGTTACAtctctctttccacactgggagcagtggtaaggtacATCCCCTGTGTCTGTTACCTCATGGTCTTTCAGGTTCCCTAACTAGGTAAATATCTTTCCAAGATATATCTCTCTGCAATGTGGATTCTTTCAAGGCTTCTCCGCGGAGTGTGTCAGCTCATGTTTTTTCAGGTATCTTGACTGTGTGAAACTCTTTTCACACTGGGAACAGGGGTGCGGCTTCTCTTTTATGTGTGTCCACTCATGTCTTTTCAGGCCCAGTAACTGAATAAAAGTCTTTCCACACAAGGAGCAGTGTAAAGGCTTTTCTTCTGTGTGAATTCTCTCGTGTGTTTTCAGGTGCCCCAAccgggtaaaactctttccacactgggaacaggggTGAGGCTTCTCTTTTATGTGCGTCCACTCATGTGTTTTCAGGCCCCATAACTggataaaactctttccacaatgagagcagtggaaatgcttctctcctttgtgtaatatcttatgttttgtCAGACCCCctaactgagtaaaactctttccacacaggGAGCAGTGGaagggcttttctcctgtgtgaatTCTCTCATGTGCTTTGAGGTGCCCCAAccgggtaaaactctttccacaatgtgggcagtggtagggcttttctcctgtgtgaatTCTCTCATGTGTTTTCAGGTGCCTCAACCGGGAAAAACGCTTTCCACAAAAGGAACAGTTGaagggcttttctcctgtgtgcaTTCTCTCATGTTCCTTCAGGCCCCCTAAttgggtaaaactctttccacaatcGGAGCAGCggaaaggcttctctcctctgtgcCTTCTCTCATCCATTTTCAGCTGCCATAACCGGGCAAAACTCTTTCCGCACTGGGAGCAGtggaaaggcttttctcctgtgtgtatcatctcatgtcttttcaggcaaaataacatggcaaaactctttccacactgggagcagtggaaaggcttttctcctgtgtgtatcatCTCATGCCTTTTCAGGGACCCTAACCGGGTAAACctctttccacagtgggagcagTGGTGTTGTCCTGCTGGGTTGGACGTCTCTGGCTCCTCTGAGTCTGGTCTTTCACCTGCCAAAGAAAAATAGAATGTTTATTTAAAAgagagacctgaatgaaacctATGAAGACAGTTAACTTGTGTTAGCGAAATtactggaagtctacaggtatgctagttagcattggctattgttttgaattgttagatatttttttatttaacctttatttatacaggtttttcttATTGACATAACCTCTTTTTCAAGAGAGACCAGGTCCAATAGCAGCAAGGGGAACaaagtttcagacaaaacaacttacactaacacaacattaaacaaaactatagacacacatacagtaaaaCAGTTAAatattatgtaaaaaaaaaaaaaaaaatgtcttgacaaaaaaaaacagcggtcctaaagacaattacactcttctatgatatttACATCAATCAagtgtttaacctgtttgggacagggggcagcattttcacatttgcatgaaatgcgtgcccagagtaaactgcctgttactctgtcctagatgctaatatatgcatattattagtagtattggataaaaaacactctgaagtttctaaaactgtttgaatgatgtctgtgagtataacagaactcatatggcaggcgaaaacctgagaataatccaaccaggaagtgggaaatctgaggtttgtagtttttcaaagcttggcctaccgaatatacagtgtctatggggttaagttgcacttcctaaggcttccactagatgtcaaccgtcttaaggaacttgtttcaggcttctgctaTAAAGGGGGGGAATGGGAgatgaatgagtcagtggtctggcagagtgtctcaGGCTCGTGACGCGCGCTCCCGACAGAGTTAGCTCTCGTTCCAGTGCTTTGCTACAGACGatggaattctctggttggaacattattgttgatttatgttaaaaacattctaaagattgattccataaattgtttgatatgtttctacaacctgtaatggaacttttcgagtttgtctggacctagtgctcatgaagatggattactgggcttaacacgctaacaactagtggctatttggacataaattatggactttatggaacaaatcagtcatttattgtcaaactgggattcctgggagtgcattctaatgaagatcatcaaaggtaagtgaatatttatcatgttatttctaacttctgttgactccaacatggcggaaatttctttggctggatttggctctgagcgccgtactcagattctgctttttccgtaaagttttttttaaatctgacacagcggttgcattaaggagaagtctatctttaattctgtgaataacacttgtatcttttatcaatgtttattatgagtatttctgggatttctgtggctatctgcaagatcaccggatgttttggaatcaaaacattactgcacgtaacgcgccaatgtaaactgagattttgggatataaatatgcacattatcgaacaaaacatacatgtattgtgtaacatgatgtcctatgagtgtcatctgatgaagatcaaaggatagcgattcattttatctatatttctgctttttgtgactcctatctttggctggaaatggctgtgttttttttgacttggctctgaactaacataatcatatgttgtgctttcgctgtaaaacctttttgaaatcggacacaatgggtagattaacaagatgtttatctttcatttgctgtattggacttgttaatgtgtgaaagttacatatttcaaaaaaatatttttgaatttcccgcgatGCCTtatcagcggaatgttgtcgaggggttccgctagcggaacgcctgtgCTAGAAAGGTTAAACTCCACCAACGAGACAAGATCATCAAATTTTTACatttttggggtggcaggtagcctagtggttagagcgttgggctagtaactgaaaggttgcaagatcgaatccccaggctgacaaggtaaaaatctgtcgttctgcccctgaacaaggcagttaacccacacacccaaatatttgtacactGACTTGCTCTATAGTGGGTCCATccaatgtagcaatgacatgattGCATGCCTTGCATTTGAAAATACCAAAAATACCATTTTGTTTTACCTGAATTCAGAACCAGATTCAAAtcatacagattctgttgtatggtgttaaatgctctttgggcattttcaaaagctaaagataaactattaccacttgaataaagaacagtatcatctgcataaaaatgAACATCCGCTATTTCATTATGATCCCtaatgttgttgatatacaaaatgaaaaacagtgggcccaaaatagaaccttgcGGAACACCTGAGCACAACTCTATGGACTCAGATTTACAATCATCCGCCATTACACATTGTGTACGATTTGATAGGTCATTTATTAACCAATCTAGAGCATGACCAGTAATTCCACAAAATTTTAACCTTTGGTC
The DNA window shown above is from Salvelinus fontinalis isolate EN_2023a chromosome 40, ASM2944872v1, whole genome shotgun sequence and carries:
- the LOC129839537 gene encoding zinc finger protein 436-like yields the protein MSSQSYSPPANEEEVCWTEKAALGMNIVIKEEEEDITVIGTEEACRIKREEEEEEIEAVTVEEMGGIEAVTVEEIGGLEAVTVEEEEGIEAVTVKEEEGIEAIPVEEMEGLEAVTVKEEEGIEVVIVEEGEVEAFRMKNEEEEDITLKEEDPFVVKEEETEDPINTNPKTRQYSASWPSQGSTVKEDIRKVQEVSNVTPASPRQFGGDDDSIHCDKEWDVKDKDWFPSNRLKVESSPESHTPEQRGSGDMSFPLPGSPGRVSPTVALLWGLKRVSVRLVDCRKTPGLSGTVRGEEEGDSDSGERPDSEEPETSNPAGQHHCSHCGKRFTRLGSLKRHEMIHTGEKPFHCSQCGKSFAMLFCLKRHEMIHTGEKPFHCSQCGKSFARLWQLKMDERRHRGEKPFRCSDCGKSFTQLGGLKEHERMHTGEKPFNCSFCGKRFSRLRHLKTHERIHTGEKPYHCPHCGKSFTRLGHLKAHERIHTGEKPFHCSLCGKSFTQLGGLTKHKILHKGEKHFHCSHCGKSFIQLWGLKTHEWTHIKEKPHPCSQCGKSFTRLGHLKTHERIHTEEKPLHCSLCGKTFIQLLGLKRHEWTHIKEKPHPCSQCEKSFTQSRYLKKHELTHSAEKP